In Embleya scabrispora, the DNA window TGATCGTCACGTCGCGGGTCTCCTGCGCGAGGACGTTCGGCAGCACCGGGACCACGCCTTCGCCGCTTCGGAGTTCGAGCAGCGTCGCGTCGCCGCGCGCGGGACCGGGCACGAAGTCGAGCGGGGGCCGCTCGGAGCTGCGCCAGTCGTGCGTCAGGCCGTCGCACGTGGCGGCGTTCGCACCCATCGCGATGTGCAGGCCGGCCTGGCTGACGCTGCCACCGACCAACACGGTCCCGGCGTGGTCGGCCGAGCAGCGGTAGGTGCCGGAGATGGTGACGGTCCCGTCGGCCGTCACCCACACGGTGGGGTCGAGCGAAACCTGGTCGCCCGCGACCGGGAGCCGCCGCGCCTGCGGCTGTGCCTGTGCCTGTGCCTGTGCGGCAACCGGGACGAACGCGAGTGCGAGCCCGGCGAATCCGAGGGACAGGGCCACGGCCGTACGGCCGGAACTGATCATCATGCCGACGCCAACGATCCCCACCCCCGAAGGTTCCGCTCACGCATACGAACGGGGGACGCCGCCCGGGGAGTCAGTCGACGTCGAGGGTGGCTTCGAGGGTGTCGCCGTTGGGGGTGGGGGTGGCGCGGGTGCGCACCTGGGCGCCGGCGCCGGTGAGCAGGCGGCGGGCGGCGGTGTTGGTGTCGGTCGTGGTGGCGACGACGCGGGGTGCGCCCTGGGCTCGCGCTTCGGCGCGCAGGAGGGCGACGACGGCGCGGCCCACGCCTCGGCCCCGGTGTTCACGGCCGATCCACAGGCCGGTCTCCAGGTCGCCGTCCGGGGTCGGCTGGAGGCGGGCGGCGCCGACCACCACGTCGTCGACCAGGATCGCGTAGGTGGTGGGGGTGGCGGCCCATTCGTGATGGAAGGCCAGGAAGGCGGCCCGTCGATCGGCGGTCCACCCGGCCGCCCCGACCTCGACCGGCATCACCTCGCCCGGCTCGGCCCCGCGCACGGCCGCATCCAACAGGGAGGCCAACAACTCCTCATCCAACCGCCGAAGCACCACCCGGGAGTCATCCACCCCCAAAGCCTCCCCACCCCCAAAGCCCCCGTCAAACCCATTCCCACCCCCGCGACCACCCCGACACCGCCCACCCACCCCGCGCCCGACCGTGGCCGCGCCCGCAAGTCCAGTCGGCATCAGGCCGATCACCCGCGCGCCTCGCGGTCCGGTCCGCGCCCGGCAGCGCCGGTTCGCCCCCGGCCGGCCACCCACCCGCTCCGCGTCCGGCCGTGTCCGCGCCCGGCAAGTCGCGTTGGCGTCAGGCCGATCACCCGCGCGCCTCGCGGTCCGGTCCGCGTCCGGCAGCGCCCGTCCGTCCAAGCCGGCCGCCCACCTGCTCTGCGTCCGGCCACGCCCGTCTGCCCCCAGCCGGCCACCACCCACTCCGCGCCCCCGCTTCCGGCAAGGGTCGTCTTGGGGGCGGGGGCGGGGTGGCCGCGCCTCTTTCCTGCTTTTGGGGGGTGAGGCGCGGCCGTTGGTGGGGTGTGTCAGCGGTTTTTCTTGGGCGCGCAGACGTTTTTGTCGGCTGTTTCCATGTCGATGTTCTTCGGGGGATCCGTGGGTGGGGCCGCGTTGTTGGGCGGGGCGGTGCTCGGGTAGTCCTTGCCGATCAGGAGTTCGAAGCGGGTTACCGCGGTGGAGGTGCTCTCGGTCAGGGCGCTGTCGGGTAGGCCCGTTGCGGCGGCCAAGGCCTTGGCGGCGTCCAGGCGACCCTTGGGGTAGGTGATCGAGCTGGTCGCGTGGGTCTTGCCGTCCTTCGCGTTGCCCGCGCTGACCGCGACGAACTTGCGGCCGACCAGGTCCGCCGCCACCTCGTTGGCCCGCTTGTTGACCCCGCTGCCGTTGCGGACGTCGACCTTGAGCGTGGCCGGGTCCACCTTCGGCGCCTCCGGCGTCGGCGCGGTCGCCGGCTGCTGCTCCGCGGGCTTGTCGTCCTTGGTGACCGCGGTGTCCGTACGCAGCATCGCCATCAGGTTGTTGGCCTCGGGCTGCTTCGGCTGCACCTTGACCTTGGGCAGTGGCGGGTATTCCTCGACCGGAAGCGTGGTGAACGCCATCCGCTTCTCGGGGACCTTCTTCAACTGGTTGCCCAGCGAGATCAGCTTGTCCACGCCGCCGAGACCGTTGTCCACGGTCAGCGACTCCACCGCGATGTTGGCGATCTTGAACATGCCCTGGACGTTGGTCAACGACGCGCTGTTCTTGAGCTTGCGGGTGAGCGCCATCAGGAACGCCTTCTGCGCCTTGATCCGGGCCAGGTCGCTGCCGTCGCCGAAGGCGTGCCGCGCGCGCAGGAACTTCAGCGCGGTCTCGCCGCTGAGGTTCTGGTTGCCGGCGTCGAGCTTGAGGTCGGTGCCGCCCTGCTGGTTCGGCAGCACCGGGTCGTTGATCGGCTCCGAGATGCACATGTCCACGCCGTCGACGGCGTCGGTCATCTTCTTCACGCCGGTGAAGTCGATCATGATGTAGTGGTCCACCTGGACCCCGAGCATCTTGTCGACCGTGGACACCGTGCACGGCGGACCGCCGTTGGCCAGGCTCTCGTTGAACGACTGCGGCCCGTTGGAGGGGGGATACGTCTTGCCGTCCACGACACACTTGGGTATCTGCACCATGGTGTCGCGGGGGATGCTGACCAGCGTCGCGTTGCTGCGGTCGGCCGAAACGTGCATCAGGATCGTGACGTCGGCCAGGCCCTCGGTGTGCTCGGACGCGCCGTACTTCTTGCCGAGACCCTTACGGCTGTCGTTGCCGATCAGCACGATGTTCAGCGGCCGGCGCCCGAACGCGTCCTCCTCGGCCTTGGGGACGCCTTCGCTGCCCGCGTTCTTCGCGGTGGTGGATATTTTGCTGTCCAGATACTTGATGTAGCCGTACGCCGTGCCGGCCAGCACCACGATCAGCCCCACCACGGTGATCGCGATCCACTTGAGCCGCTTCTTCACCGTGCTCTTGGGCGCGGCCTTGTCCTTGCCCGCGGCGGCGTTCCGGGCGCCCGCGCGCCCGACGGGGGCCGTTCCCGCGCCACGCCGACGCGATGCCGACGGCGGCGCGTCGGCGGCGCCCTGATCCGAACCGGTACCCCGGCCCGAGGCGGCCTCCACCGCCGACGGCCGCCGCCGGCCCTCGGACGTACCCGCCGCGCCGGGGGTGCGCGGCCGGGTCGTGCCGGGGGCATCGACCGCACCGCCGCCCGGCGCCCGCAGCTCGAAGCTGCCGGTGTCCGGGTTCATCACCCACATGTCCGCGACGTCCGCGTCGTCCATGCCGCCCAGGGGATCGTTGTCCCCGGGCGCGCCACGATGCGGCCCGTTCCCTCTGTTCACGCCGAGATCCCCTCCGGCTGTACCCGCCGCACGGTCCCCCCGGCTGTGCACGGTCCTCTTGGCGACACCGGGGTTCCGGAGCCACCCACACGGAACCCGACGGTGATAAGTGATGGTCGGTATGAAGCAGCCACCATAACCGGCGAGATCTCGCCATGGTCACCGAGACTGCGAAGTCCTGACACTCGGATCATCGGAAAAGGCACAAAAACCTGATCCGACCGTTCCCGATCCGTCGTCAGTCGGTCGACAGCCGGTCATGGACCGGTCGTCGACCGGTCGAGGAGGAGCACGCACGAGCGTCCTGACCCGCACGTCGCGCCCTCCTCGACCAGGCACCGGTCATTTCCGGCGCGGTGAGGCGCACTTCGTGTCGTCGGCCGTCTCCAGGTTCAGGTCGGCGGCCCTGGGCGGCTCCGGCACCCGCTCGGGCCCGGCGCTCGCCGAACCCGTCGGCGCGCCGCTGCCGCCGGTACCCGCGTCGGGCAGATCCGCCCCGATCAGCAGCCTGATCGTGGTCTCCCCCGCGCGGGCCGCCTCCAGCGCGGTCTCCGGCAGGTTCAGCGCCACGGCGATCGCCTTGGCCTGTTCCTGCCTGCCGTCGGGATAGGTGATCCGACTGTTGGCGTGTTCCCGCCCGTCCGGCATGGGGGAACCCGAAGTCGCCTTGAAACCCAGCCGCTTGAGTGCGTCGACCACCGGGGTGATTCGTTTCCCCGCACTCCCGCTGTCCACCGTCACCCGGATCTGCGCCG includes these proteins:
- a CDS encoding LCP family protein; this encodes MNRGNGPHRGAPGDNDPLGGMDDADVADMWVMNPDTGSFELRAPGGGAVDAPGTTRPRTPGAAGTSEGRRRPSAVEAASGRGTGSDQGAADAPPSASRRRGAGTAPVGRAGARNAAAGKDKAAPKSTVKKRLKWIAITVVGLIVVLAGTAYGYIKYLDSKISTTAKNAGSEGVPKAEEDAFGRRPLNIVLIGNDSRKGLGKKYGASEHTEGLADVTILMHVSADRSNATLVSIPRDTMVQIPKCVVDGKTYPPSNGPQSFNESLANGGPPCTVSTVDKMLGVQVDHYIMIDFTGVKKMTDAVDGVDMCISEPINDPVLPNQQGGTDLKLDAGNQNLSGETALKFLRARHAFGDGSDLARIKAQKAFLMALTRKLKNSASLTNVQGMFKIANIAVESLTVDNGLGGVDKLISLGNQLKKVPEKRMAFTTLPVEEYPPLPKVKVQPKQPEANNLMAMLRTDTAVTKDDKPAEQQPATAPTPEAPKVDPATLKVDVRNGSGVNKRANEVAADLVGRKFVAVSAGNAKDGKTHATSSITYPKGRLDAAKALAAATGLPDSALTESTSTAVTRFELLIGKDYPSTAPPNNAAPPTDPPKNIDMETADKNVCAPKKNR
- a CDS encoding GNAT family N-acetyltransferase yields the protein MDDSRVVLRRLDEELLASLLDAAVRGAEPGEVMPVEVGAAGWTADRRAAFLAFHHEWAATPTTYAILVDDVVVGAARLQPTPDGDLETGLWIGREHRGRGVGRAVVALLRAEARAQGAPRVVATTTDTNTAARRLLTGAGAQVRTRATPTPNGDTLEATLDVD
- a CDS encoding DUF6299 family protein, translating into MMISSGRTAVALSLGFAGLALAFVPVAAQAQAQAQPQARRLPVAGDQVSLDPTVWVTADGTVTISGTYRCSADHAGTVLVGGSVSQAGLHIAMGANAATCDGLTHDWRSSERPPLDFVPGPARGDATLLELRSGEGVVPVLPNVLAQETRDVTITRV